A stretch of Carya illinoinensis cultivar Pawnee chromosome 14, C.illinoinensisPawnee_v1, whole genome shotgun sequence DNA encodes these proteins:
- the LOC122294566 gene encoding probable disease resistance protein At4g27220 — MDIVPKIMGKIGEISMALIGKHLGYLIYYEQNTKALENNLQKLHDRRVGVEQSITAAELRQEVTSPEVKSWLTKVEQITKDLENDNTKRKCLNGWCPNPKARYSSSRNAKKKTQAIGELLQEGRNYGGVYNVAPPPETRSSLSFEDFKHFESRTSIINDVLIALRDDMTNIIAICGMGGIGKTEMAKEIATKAKADNLFDKVVIAVVSQSLDLRRIQSEVAEKLGLTLNQESIDGRANALYSRLVTYRNVLVILDDIWEPLNLKDVGIPYGDQHKSCKLLITSRSEETCDLMKIQKIFSIKPLSELETWNLFREMAGNCIETPCLHPIANDVAKECGGLPVAIVTIGRALENKSKDNWIAALEQLRKSIPKNIRNLDKKVYSSIRLSYEFLESDEARSCFLLCCLFPEDHNIPIEDLVRYGVGRKLFDQTDTIAEARRRVDDIVGGLRRSNLLLDSEDEEHVKMHDVVRDVAISIASNEHGFMVRCDNKMEEWPQNDRYELYAAISLFSQELKRHPDGLECPKLELLQISSSFSEYGERIPETFPANLFRGMKELKILSFRCMSSLSLPSSIRVLQNLRMLRLEYCELEDVSAIEALLKLEMLSFHGSQIEELPREIQNLTFLTLLDLSECGRLKRIPPGVLSSLSRLEELYMGLSFECWESLEENGKGINASAAELCSLQHLMALDIRIPIKLLPKDLYLEKSLMKFRISVTDEIETSKYWKPSYLLENTLGLDCNASDIAESQTIRLMLQKAEVLYLIYMHDLVTICHSQVAVGSFGSLRFLNLRGCHSLKNAFPLSIARGLLQLQQLIIDDCSVMEEIFSEEENDDEAVLKTIQFPQLYQVSLQRLPKLIAFCKGIESSHVIVAQQPSLNQEVEGQDISHKLLSSISIFWAPNLKDLDMSYCESLEVVFDLEGLAVEENRQGFIALSQLRDLSLKYSDKLRHVWKNIPRGFQGFQNLSSICLEGCSCLQYLFTPSIAKLLVGLESVSIYQCSEIENILEVGEEEDAAEIIVFPKLSSFKLSFLKKLKSFCRPSYYFEWPSMHIISLRNCPNLITFGSEIQSTTKPKKINVGLDSRLQDTGTTASVKDAPDYLDRCLACVPRRKKLQEDEPNVNDIDIQTELQSLIPSSLIKSLQNLEELKAKYCYSLEAIFELEGGLNLEKSSAFAACNKLERLRLWILPKLEHIWKVDGPQEITGFHELRKLVVGGCHSLKYLFSPSTAKLLVKLEKIKVTDCNEMEAILAKARDQNEKSEVTFPKVHTLSLAHLPKLKCFCVEANAFKWPSLTKVKVVGCDKLKMFVPTEVETPPEQEFHGQILHPQVNKEDKPNVNDRDIQTELRSLIPSSLIKSLQNLEELTAEYCNSLEAIFELEGGLNLEKSSAFAACNKLERLRLWILPKLEHIWKVDGPQEITGFHELRLLVVGGCHSLKYLFSPSIAKLLGKLEQIEVMDCNEMEAILGKARDQNEKSEVTFPKVHTLSLVRLPKLECFCVEANAFKWPSLTKVIVVGCDKLKMFVPTKVETPPELMRVDTGFRKFQYMVGDLNATIQHMMIKCEESHAHEASSSSSSASMSLLSNSRLQREEEGVCSN, encoded by the exons atggatattGTTCCAAAAATTATGGGAAAAATTGGAGAGATTTCGATGGCTCTAATTGGAAAACATCTTGGTTATCTCATTTACTACGAACAGAACACGAAAGCTCTCGAAAATAATTTACAGAAACTACATGATAGGAGAGTTGGAGTAGAACAATCCATCACTGCGGCCGAATTGAGGCAAGAAGTAACTTCTCCAGAGGTGAAAAGCTGGCTTACAAAGGTGGAACAGATCACTAAAGATTTGGAAAATGACAATACTAAAAGGAAATGCTTGAATGGGTGGTGTCCAAATCCGAAGGCACGATATTCCTCAAGTAGGAATGCTAAAAAGAAAACCCAAGCCATTGGTGAGCTTCTACAAGAAGGTAGAAACTATGGTGGGGTTTACAATGTTGCCCCTCCACCAGAAACAAGATCATCATTATCCTTTGAAGATTTCAAGCATTTTGAATCGAGAACATCAATTATAAATGATGTTTTGATTGCTCTAAGGGATGACATGACCAACATCATTGCAATATGTGGTATGGGGGGGATCGGAAAGACAGAAATGGCCAAAGAGATAGCAACAAAAGCGAAAGCtgataatttatttgataaagTAGTGATTGCAGTGGTATCTCAAAGTCTAGATTTGAGAAGGATTCAATCCGAAGTTGCAGAAAAGCTAGGTCTGACACTCAATCAAGAGAGTATAGATGGAAGAGCAAATGCACTATATTCAAGGCTAGTGACGTACAGGAATGTCCTTGTAATATTAGATGATATTTGGGAACCACTTaatctaaaggatgttggaaTTCCTTATGGAGATCAACATAAGAGCTGCAAACTCTTGATTACATCACGAAGTGAAGAAACCTGCGATCTGATGAAGATTCAAAAGATTTTTTCAATCAAACCGTTATCTGAACTGGAAACATGGAATCTATTTAGAGAAATGGCAGGTAATTGTATTGAGACTCCCTGTCTGCACCCAATAGCAAATGACGTCGCAAAGGAATGTGGAGGTTTACCAGTTGCGATTGTCACCATCGGTAGAGCCCTTGAAAACAAAAGCAAGGATAATTGGATTGCAGCACTTGAGCAGCTTCGAAAGTCTATCCCCAAAAATATTCGTAACTTGGATAAAAAGGTCTATTCAAGTATTCGGTTGAGTTACGAATTTTTAGAAAGTGACGAAGCTAGGTCATGCTTTTTACTATGTTGTTTATTCCCAGAAGATCATAATATTCCCATCGAGGATTTGGTAAGATATGGAGTAGGGCGAAAGTTGTTTGATCAAACTGATACCATAGCAGAAGCAAGACGACGAGTCGATGATATTGTTGGGGGTCTTAGAAGATCAAACCTATTGTTGGACAGCGAGGATGAAGAACATGTCAAAATGCACGATGTTGTGCGAGATGTTGCCATATCAATTGCATCCAATGAACATGGTTTTATGGTAAGATGCGATAATAAAATGGAGGAATGGCCACAAAATGATAGATATGAACTTTATGCTGCGATTTCACTTTTCTCTCAGGAATTGAAAAGGCATCCAGATGGGTTGGAGTGTCCCAAACTGGAGCTTTTGCAAATCTCATCATCATTCAGTGAATATGGAGAACGTATTCCAGAGACTTTCCCAGCCAACCTATTTAGAGGGATGAAGGAACTTAAGATTTTGTCCTTCCGTTGTATGTCCTCCCTGTCACTACCATCATCGATCCGAGTCCTTCAGAACCTTCGAATGTTGAGACTGGAGTATTGTGAGTTAGAAGATGTGTCGGCAATTGAAGCACTTTTGAAACTAGAAATGCTTAGCTTTCATGGTTCTCAGATCGAGGAGTTGCCAAGGGAAATACAAAATTTGACCTTCTTAACGTTGTTAGATTTGTCAGAATGTGGGCGTCTTAAGCGAATTCCACCAGGTGTTCTATCGAGTTTATCTCGACTGGAAGAGTTGTACATGGGACTAAGCTTTGAGTGTTGGGAATCTCTAGAAGAAAATGGAAAGGGAATCAATGCAAGCGCTGCTGAATTATGTTCTTTACAGCATTTGATGGCTTTGGACATTCGTATACCTATCAAGCTCTTGCCGAAAGACTTGTACTTGGAAAAGTCATTGATGAAATTTAGAATAAGTGTCACCGATGAAATAGAAACAAGTAAATATTGGAAGCCATCGTATCTACTTGAAAATACTCTCGGTCTCGATTGTAATGCAAGTGATATTGCAGAGAGTCAAACGATTCGTTTAATGTTGCAGAAAGCTGAAGTTTTGTACTtgatatatatgcatgatcTAGTGACGATATGCCACAGCCAAGTAGCAGTGGGATCCTTTGGCAGCTTAAGATTTCTTAATCTACGCGGATGCCACTCATTGAAAAATGCCTTTCCATTGTCCATAGCGAGAGGTTTGCTTCAACTCCAACAATTGATTATAGATGACTGTTCTGTTATGGAAGAGATTTTCTCTGAGGAAGAAAACGATGACGAAGCAGTGCTGAAAACGATACAGTTTCCACAATTGTACCAGGTGAGTTTGCAGCGTCTACCAAAACTAATCGCTTTTTGTAAAGGCATCGAATCTAGTCATGTTATAGTGGCGCAACAACCATCCTTGAATCAAGAG GTTGAAGGGCAAGACATCTCTCATAAATTACTTTCTTCCATAAGCATTTTCTGGGCACCCAATCTAAAAGATCTTGATATGAGTTATTGCGAGTCACTAGAAGTCGTATTTGATCTTGAGGGACTAGCGGTTGAGGAGAACCGTCAGGGATTCATAGCACTTTCTCAATTGAGAGatttaagtttaaaatattcagaTAAGTTGAGACATGTGTGGAAGAATATCCCACGAGGATTTCAAGGCTTTCAAAACCTAAGCTCTATTTGTTTAGAAGGTTGTTCCTGTCTACAATATTTATTCACTCCTTCTATTGCAAAACTACTCGTGGGACTTGAAAGTGTATCAATATATCAATGCAGCGAGATAGAAAACATTCTTGAAgttggagaagaagaagatgcagcAGAGATCATCGTGTTCCCCAAACTTAGCTCCTTCAAATTAAGTTTTCTGAAAAAGCTCAAGAGTTTTTGCCGCCCATCCTATTACTTTGAATGGCCATCCATGCATATAATCAGTCTGCGCAATTGTCCCAACTTGATAACATTTGGTTCAGAAATTCAAAGCACAACAAagccaaagaaaataaatgtggGATTAGATTCGAGACTCCAAGACACTGGTACGACTGCCTCTGTAAAGGATGCCCCTGATTATCTAGATAGATGCCTTGCCTGTGTCCCGCGTCGCAAGAAACTCCAAGAG GATGAGCCAAATGTGAATGACATAGACATTCAAACAGAGCTACAGTCTCTTATTCCATCAAGTTTGATTAAGAGTTTGCAAAATCTAGAAGAACTTAAAGCAAAGTATTGTTATTCATTGGAAGCGATATTTGAGCTTGAAGGAGGACTAAATCTTGAGAAAAGCTCTGCCTTCGCTGCATGCAATAAGTTGGAACGACTGCGGTTATGGATTTTACCAAAGCTGGAGCATATATGGAAGGTGGATGGTCCACAAGAAATTACAGGCTTCCACGAGTTGAGAAAGCTAGTAGTAGGTGGATGTCATAGTTTGAAATACTTGTTCTCACCATCCACTGCAAAACTTCTTGtgaaattggaaaaaataaaagtgacgGATTGCAACGAGATGGAAGCAATTCTAGCAAAAGCAAGAGATCAAAATGAGAAAAGCGAGGTGACATTTCCCAAAGTGCATACCCTCTCACTTGCccatttaccaaaactcaagtGCTTTTGTGTTGAAGCTAATGCTTTTAAGTGGCCATCCCTAACAAAAGTAAAAGTAGTTGGATGTGATAAATTGAAGATGTTTGTTCCAACAGAAGTGGAAACGCCACCTGAACAAGAATTTCATGGGCAAATACTGCACCCTCAAGTCAACAAAGAG GATAAGCCAAATGTGAATGACAGAGACATTCAAACAGAGCTACGGTCTCTTATTCCATCAAGTTTGATTAAGAGTTTGCAAAATCTAGAAGAACTTACAGCAGAGTATTGTAATTCATTGGAAGCGATATTTGAGCTTGAAGGAGGACTAAATCTTGAGAAAAGCTCTGCCTTCGCTGCATGCAATAAGTTGGAACGACTGCGGTTATGGATTTTACCAAAGCTGGAGCATATATGGAAGGTGGATGGTCCACAAGAAATTACAGGCTTCCACGAGTTGAGACTGCTAGTAGTAGGTGGATGTCATAGTTTGAAATACTTGTTCTCACCATCCATTGCAAAACTTCTTGGGAAATTGGAACAAATAGAAGTGATGGATTGCAACGAAATGGAAGCAATTCTAGGAAAAGCAAGAGATCAAAATGAGAAAAGCGAGGTGACATTTCCCAAAGTGCATACCCTCTCACTTGTCCGTTTACCAAAACTCGAGTGCTTTTGTGTTGAAGCTAATGCTTTTAAGTGGCCATCCCTAACAAAAGTAATAGTAGTTGGATGTGATAAATTAAAGATGTTTGTTCCAACAAAAGTGGAAACGCCACCTGAGTTAATGAGAGTAGATACTGGATTCAGAAAGTTTCAATACATGGTTGGAGATCTTAATGCCACCATCCAACACATGATGATCAAATGCGAG GAATCGCATGCGCATGAAGCCTCTTCTTCATCGTCCTCCGCATCAATGTCTCTTCTTTCCAATTCAAGACTGCAG AGGGAAGAGGAAGGTGTCTGCAGCAACTGA